DNA from Triticum aestivum cultivar Chinese Spring chromosome 7D, IWGSC CS RefSeq v2.1, whole genome shotgun sequence:
ATCTGAACACATGAAATTTTGACCGCAGTGGTAGATTATTAACATCAGGATCACAACTAGAACGGATGCTATCAAAATTCCCATGTTTTGATGCTTAAGTGTGGACCATTTTGGACCTAGTGCGGTGTAGATGCAGCCATGGCGGAGCCACACATGTTATGTGCACGCGGTCGCGGCGGCGAGTTTCTCCGGCGGCAGTGAGTGCAGGTAGTGCTATTTCGGGTTCTTCACCCGCAGCTGCCAGCCTCTTCTTCCCATGATTCCCTCCCCACATGTTGTTAACGATGTCGATGGTTTAACTGTCATTCTTGTCCGCCGCTCAAATCTCATCAATCTATTAAATATTTCAGTGAAATCATGTGCCATTGCCGCTGAAATAAGATGAGCTCATATGTGAACGTCACTAGCAAGCAGAGGTAGGTGGCGAGGAGACCATTAACCGACCATTAGTTGCAGAGATGATTGAGAAGTTGTACGGGCAGTTGGGTGGGCAATAGATGCTCTACAGGCAGACTCCCCCCTGGCTGCACGATTTCCTGGGATCCATCACATTACATGTTGTATGGACCATTAGTTGGCGTGTGATCCCCTCACCACAGGTTGCTTCTACTATCGATGCTGATGGTTTAACTGTTTTGCTAGTCTGCCACTCGACTCTACCTACCAAGTGGTCAGTGGAATCATTGTGTCTTCGCACCCCGCCATTGCCGCAGAAATAAGATTGTATTATATGTGACATCATCAGTAGATCTAGGAGGAGACCATTAACCATAGTTGTGGAGATAACTGATAAGCCGCAAGGGCAATTGGATTGGCAATAGATGATCTACATACAGCTCCCCTGGCCTGTACCATTTCCTGGGCCACGCCTGAAATCAAGTGAGCGTTTGATGTTTCCCATATACAGTTTCAGAATCCCTGTCACGCGGGCCCTGAATCCATGAAATTTTGACCCCGTATACAATTTATTTTGCAATCCTTGTGATTTGTTGTTTTCAACTGGATCATAACTATGGgctattacatgggatgttgctGTCGTTTAACTGTCTTCTAGTCATGTGTCATGGCCGCCTAAATATAGGATGAGCTCATATGTGAACGTCACTAACTGAGCTAGGAGGCGAGGGAACCATTGTCCATTAATTTCAGAGATGATTGAGAAGCTGAAAGGACAGTTTGATGGACAAAATAGATGCTCTATGGAGCCCCCTGGCTCTACCATTTTCATTAGGTGTGGACCATATTGGCTGTCTCTGCTTGCTGTTCTCATGCATCTACTAACATGGGATGTATACTGGCTGGTCCTGTCGAAATGGCAGTTGGATGGACAATATATGGGAGACCATTAATTGCAGAGATGATTGAGAAGCCGAAATTGCAGTTGGTGGACAATAGATGCTCTACATACAGGTTCACCTGGCTGTACCATTTCATGGGCCATGCATAAGATCAAGCGAGCATTTGCTGTTCCCCTCCATATACTGTTTAGGAATGCTTATCAAGCAAGACCTGAACCCATGAAATTTTCACAACAGGGGTTGGTGGTTAAGATGCAGTTGGAGAGGATTTATCAAAATCTCCCGTGTTTTCATGCTTGACTGGACCATTTGGGACCCTTATCTACCATGGATACTGTGGCTGGACCTGGCTCTCTTACCTAACGTCGTTACTGTCCGGACCCATGCCGAGTGTCCAAGTCAAGTCTACTCCGTTTGGTCTAGATCTAAATTTGGAAGCCTTTAAAGGCGGATCGACAGTCTGATGGTCTTCATGCGCTTCAGTCTTCTACTTGGGCAATACATCTTTTCTGAGGAGCTCGCAAGTGCATCACTATGAATTGTCCAGGTTAGTGCTCCAGCTCTTCACTGTTACAGTTTGTATGCCTCCTTTTGATTAAGTTCTAACTTTGTGCGTTCAGAACCGAGAAGTATATGAAGTATGATTTTTATATTTGGTATTAATCAAAACAAATGCACAACAAGTAGCTAGCTTATTTTCGAACGGATCATGACTAAGGATTATTACATGGTCACATTGATTCGATGTTTTATCAGAACTAACACGGTTCCCGCTGTAGATGACTACACTTATTAtagtaaatactccctccgttccaatatAAATGTCgtgattttagttcaaatttgaactaaaaccacgacacttattttgcaATGGAGGAAGAATCAAAGTTAACATGAAGACGAGATGATTGAGTGGCTGACAATGACATGTAGATAACTCACATCATAGTATCAATCTAAAAGGTCTGTAGTTGTTCTTTCTTTCTAAAACAGCGTTTGTGTGATCAGAAATGGCTAACTCACATGATGAACCGGAGAAGAAGCTACAAGATTCAAATGGAACACCGATGTGTGACTTACGTGATGAACTGGAGAAGAAGCTACAAGATTCAAATGGAACACCGATGTGTCTTCGTCTAGAATTTTTGAAAGCCATCACATGTAATTTTTCCACTGAATCAGAACTTGGCAGAGGTGGGTATGGAGTGGTTTACAAGGTATTCCATTTTCTTTACCCAAATTTTCAATTGTTAGTAATGGTAATTAATGAAAGATACATGTACATAGTATGACAAGAGGTGTAACTTAAACCACAGGGAGTTCTTCAGAGTGGGAAAATCATTGCCGTGAAGAAGCTTTTTGAAATACATCTACTCGACGATAAAACGTTCCAGAATGAAGTCACTTATCTTATGGAGACCAGGCACCAAAATATTGTACAATTTATTGGTTACTGTGCTGAATCAACTTTCGAATTGATGAAACAACCTAATGGGAACTTTATTTGGGCTGAAATACCAAAAAGGTTGCTCTGCTTCGAGTATGTATGCAACAAAAGCCTTGACAAGTATATTTCCGGTATGATTACAAAACATTATACATAgtttatatattttattttttctgTTGTTAAGTTTACTCAAAACATCATTCAAGCTATATTTGATCAGCTACGACTAGTCTAAATGGATAACTACATATCACCGTGTCAATAGAAACTATCCTACATATCATTTACCACAGTCGCAGAAAAGGATGACTATTATAAATGGCAAATAAAATAAATGCATATGAGAAAATGATTGTTAGAAAACAATAATGTCACAAAAACAAAGTTGAATAGTACCAAAAGTGTAATCACTGAATGTGTATAGAATTTTCTCTCTTCTACCTAACATTTTGTTATCAATTTATGCAGATGAATCTTCGGGCCTTGAATGGAATATCAGATACAAGCTAATCAAGGGAATTTGCAGCGGTCTGCAGTTCCTTCATGACAAATGCCGTATCGTTCATCTGGATCTTAAGCCTGAAAATATATTGATGGACTCTATGATGATGCCGAAAATCACAGATTTCGGTTTGTCGAGGATCTTTGGTGAGCAGCAAACACGAATTGTCACTGCTAAACCTGCAGGAACACGGTGACCCCTATTGCTCTTACACCTCTGTAGTTCTTATTTTCTTCATGTAGTTCGCATTTCTTTATTTACATTTGCAGTGCCCAGTGCTTCTTACTTTTAATTATGTTGCAGTGGATATATGGCACCAGAATACTTACTTCAAGGTGTAGTCTCAAGCAAGGCAGATATCTTCAGTCTGGGTGTCATAGTTATAGAGATTATCACAGGCCGTAGAGACTATCCACTTTTCCAGCAAGACAGTCCCCACAGTACTGCTACATCTTGTCAGCATTTCGTAGAGAAAGTAAGATGAACTATTCTAACCTTTGCATCTATATCATCATTTTAGCTCACCGTTGCAAACTTGTAGGTACTTACAAGTTGGAGAAAGAAATTCAAATCCGCATCGAAGTATATATCAATGGAAAAATATAGCCAACAAGTAGAACTATGCATCGTTATAGCCCTAGCATGTGTGGACCCTGTTATGGAGAAAAGACCTACAGCAAAGGATATAGTCCAAGTGCTCAATGCAGCTGACCAGGTATGGTCAGCATTGCATATGATGTGCTAACTTAATTATTATGAAAGCTAGCTATTAGATGAACTAGCTAATTGACCGTGTGTTGCAACGGAGGCAATACATATTCTAGTGGTTAAACACCAATTGTGTTCAACATATACGTTACATCCATCATATTCAAGATTTTATTAAGATTTTATTTGATTTGAGAGTGGGTAGGGAAAGACAAAAAAGTTTTGGTTTAGTTGAGGTTTGGTAAGATCTGATTTGGTTGGGTATGGGTAGGGGAAGGCAAGGAAATTTTGATTTAATTGAGGTTTTGGTaagattttattttatttgattgagttaatgcaggacatgattttggtaagatttgattgagttaatgtaGAACATGGTCTCCAGTAGGACAAGTAAAGGAAAACACCGATTTGGTTTAGATTATTCCTAACAAGGGGGAGGGGGGATGCAACAACATTTGGTGATGTACTAACACCAGCTTGCCTTTAATAATAGAGATAATTTGCACTACAACGGTCCTTGTATACCCACATAAATTGACTTATGTTTCCTATTCtttcttttcttcatttttatAAATGTGTCCTAGATTTATGAATATCAAATCAGCAAGAACTTACACATGTGATTCTTAATTTTATTATTGTAAGTCTAACTACTTCTGTCAGCATAGATGGAAGCCCGCGAAGAGTTGCCTTTTGAAATGCAGTGCAAGGACAGGTTGCTGGTTCTACACACTACTATAAGCAAGGAACTGATACCACACAGTAACAGTGAAGACATGTTCGGCAAAGAGACTGATGGTAAAGTGGGGGACGTGAAAAAACAACAGGAGGGTTGGTCACCGACAACACCCTTGTCAGAGTCAAGCACATGCACTCAGAATCACAAACAGGCAGTGAAGGAGTCTAGTACGCCAGAACAAGCAAATGAGAAAACCAATGAGGTGAGCTAACTAAAAATACTAACTTGCAAAGATATGTCTATTTGAGTAGGGGTCACCCCAAATGATCTTTGGTTATAGTTGAGTGCCGGATAATTAATAAACATTATGATTAAGTTGGTTCTTCTAAATATAGTTTACATTATACTAGTCCCACTGTATGTGGATCCGACTGACTTATgcttcttttcctttaaaaaaaCCATGTATGAAATCATCAAGAAGAAACTTTGCCCGGTGAGCCTTCATTTTGTTTGTTGACAAGTCTTATCAGTTGTGCCTGTGTGCATGGTTGTGTGTAGATGGAGGCCCATGAAGAGTTGACATCCAATACGCTGTACACGGACAAGCTGCTGGTACAAAACACTGCATGCAAAGATCTCACACCCCTGAGTGTCACAGAAGATATGTTCAACTACAGGATAGATGGCAAAGTGGTGGATGAGACTACTTGTGAGGGTTTTTCACCAGCGCCTTTATTGGAGTTGAGTACAAACAATCAGAATTATcaagaagaagagaaggaatctAGCAAGCCACAAGTAGCTAGTGGTACAACACCTAAGGTGAGATCACTAATTATTTAAGAATACTAACTTGCAAAGGGTATTCTACTTGATTCTAGGCACCCTCAGTTATTTGTGCATCTAGCAAGTTGTGGTATTCATGGATGTATCCTTGTTTCCATCAATTTTTGGTATGTTTAGGGTGGTCTACCCACGTGTTTGTGCGTGCGCGGTGGTTGTGGTGTGCAAAGTTTGGATTTCGCccgaaattttcaaatttcaggcGAAACACACCCATTTCGTTCAGGGCCGGTAAGAATATTTACTGCGACAAAACCTTCTGAATTTCAGGAAATTAGGTTAAATATTCAAATTTAGGTTGCATTGTCGCATTTCGTccaaaaattcaaattttgttctttgcttttcatccgaGATTTGACCGAAATTTTTCGAGATGGGCGATATTTGCACATTTTGGTGAGGGCCGGCAAAAAACAAAATCCGAAAGCCAAATCTCTTGTGGTGTGTGCACACATATTCATTTTTCTTGTAATAATCATTAAATAATCAACCTGTAATTTATAAGTAAATTACTTGTGAGGAAGAGCAATTACCTCAAGAATTAATCATGTATGGATAGTAACTTCTTTGGATATTAACCACACAAGTTCTATTGCAGATAATTGCAATCTGTAGCAAACTTCTCGATGTCCACCCACCCGAGCTCAACTTCCCCGTCGAACCCAACAAGTTGGTCACATGTTCACTGCATCTAACTAACAGAAATAATAATCAAGTGGTGTTTAGGCTTATGGAGAAGAGATATAACTGGATGTGCTTTCTGAAGCTGCCACTATATGGCATTGTGCCCCCGAGGTCAACTTACACTCTTGTTGTGACAACTGATAAAAGGGGAAGCTTGCCAACAGAAAGAGAGGTTGATTTAATACTGCAGACTGTTATAAGTAATGAGTATATCACGCCTTATAAAAGAGGACATGAGTGGGACAATTATTTTGAGAAAGCTAAAAAGGTTGAGAAAGTGGTGCATACGGTCCCCTTGAAAGCTATTTATTCTCAGAAGGGGAAGATGTCTTGTGAGGTGAGTTTGTTCCAGTAAGCAAAACATATTCTATCAACTTAGAGATACAAGTGAAGCATATGGGATCGTCCATTTCAACCATTTTCATCTGCACCTCACTCCACTTATAACCTATAGCCTACAAATTACACTAACATTTTGCTAAGATCACATATATTTGACTATGAGAAATTTTTAGGATTAATGATGTGCAATTCTATGTGACAGAGATTTATGAAAAATTCAGAAAACTGAGAATTAGGAAAACTGTCAAGTGTTTCTGTTATTGAGGAGTCAAATTCATATTGGCCAAAATAAAAGAGATCTTagaacatttctataacatttgaaTGAAAAAACCAATAGATATGTATTATGTTATTCGCCCGAGCCGTGTCAAATTAAGAATATCTTAAATATAAACATGTTACACCAGTGCATGTAGATCAAACTGTCTTGTGCTTCTTTTCCTTAATGAAAAGATGAAGATTCATGCAACTTAAAGAATTAACTTAATTATGTTATTAGTAATTTTGTTGTTGAAAGTCTTTCCATTTGTATGTACTTGTATATAGGTGGAAGCCTGTGAAGAGTTGCCATTGGATATGCAGTGCACGGACAAGTTGGTTGTAAATACTTTGAGCAACGATCTTGCACCCCATAGTGAATTGGTGGATGAGGTGAAATCTGATAGGGGTTTGTCACCAACACACTTGTGGGAGTCAAGCATACACAATCAAAATTGTCTAGAGGGGGCACAATCAGCACATGACATAACCACTGAGATTGAGGTGAGATCGCTAACTAAGAATACTGTCTTGCAAAGCTATGTCCAATTGATTACCAGCAGCCAGCACAAATTGAACTTGTGTGTACTGAATAATTGTTCAAGTAACATTTACAATATGGCAGCAACTTAAGCAATTCATATGTTGGAATGCACAACTACATGAGCTCTTTTCCTTTTTAAATTATACCAAGTCCTACTGTATGTGGATTGGAGCGTGACTTATGTAtgctcttttcctttttttttttaattttttccatGTATCAAATCATCACGAAGAAACTTTACCCGGCGAAACTTCATTTGGTTTGTTGACAAGTCTCATCAGTTGTCtacgtacatgtgtgtgtgtgtgtagatgGAAGCCCCTGAAGAGTTGCCGTCGGATATGCAGTACACGGACAAGTTGCTGGTACTAAACACTACTAAATGCAAGGATCTAACAATGCCGAGTGTCACGGAAGACTTGTTCAAGAACGAGATAGATGGCAAAGTGGTGGATGAGACTTCATCCCAACTGTCACGGAAAACTTGTTCAAGGACGCATTTATTGGAATCGAGCACAGTCAGTCAGAATTATCAAGAGGAAGTGAAGGCCACCAGTGAGCCACAACTAGCTAGTGACACAACAGCTGAGGTGAGATCACTAATTATTTAATAGGGAAAAGTATATTTTCGTCTCTCAAGTTTACTGAAGGTCGATATCTGGTCCCTCAACATTTTTTGAGCTACATTTGGCTCCTCAAGTCTCAAAACCGGCACAATTATTCCATAACCAAATTAGGGAGCAAAACCGGCCACGTGTCCCTGATTTTCTCTCTCCTCCTGCTGCACCACATACCTGCGCCTACAGCTGAGGAAAACCGATCGCCTACATGCGCCACCGCCGGCACCATACCCCCACCAAACCATCCATTTGTGCCGCTGGCCGCGCTCCTTTCGCCAGTGGCAGATCCGCCGTGGTGGTGAGCCGACACCAGCACGCCTCAGATTTGTCTGCGCAGGTGGCCATGCTGGTCGGCGCCGACGAACCTAGAGAGGGCCGCATCACAGCCCCTCCCTTTGATATGCAACACTGCCGGTGACAGAGGAGAGAGCCGCCGCCCATCCCCTCCCCTCGACGACGCTGACGAGGCTCCAACTGGCGCGAACTCACTGTGTCACCCTCACCTCCCCCTCTGTGTACTACATCGACAAGAACCCGTCGTTATGCATGTGGAGTTCATTTCATGGATGCATGTCGTTCGGCTCCATCGCCCGTGTCTCCTTTTGCAGAATTGTTGTGCTGAGGCCGATGTAGATGTCCGAGGTGGTCGAGGGCCATTATAATAGCGGTGCTATTCCCGTGGGCCGTGAGAGTGTTGGAGACATTGAAGATCCCCAACGGCTTCGCCGACAAGGTGGCGGCGGTGGGCGGGGGCAGCCTCATCATGTCATTATGGAAGAGAGAGAAAACCGCTTCCACATGTCCAATTTTCTACTCAAATCTGATTTTGGGCAAAACTTGCCTGGTTTTGAGACTTGAGGGACCGATTGTCGCGCGAAAATTCTTGACGAGcccaatgtagaattttggcaaaCTTGAGGGATGAAAAATATACTTTTATCAAATAAAAATACTAACTTGTAAAGGTATTCCATTTTATTCTATGCACCTTCTGCAATTTGTGTCATTCATAATGTATCCTAGTTTCCCTCAGTTCTTGGTATGTTTAGGGTGTTTGTGCGTGTGTGCGGGTGTAGTGTATACAAGCATATCCATTTTTCTTataatttaaaaaaaacaaatCAACTTGCAGTTGAAGAAAAATCAAGTAAGTTACTTGTAAGGAAAAGCAATTACCTCAAGAATTAAACATGCATGAATAGGAACTTCATCCGATGTTAACCACACAAGTTCTATATAATTGAAAATATTTTAAATACAAACTTAATACACTATAGCAGTCGTGGTGCATGTAGATCAAACTGTCTTATATGCTTTTTCTTAATGAAAAGATCAAGATTCATGAAATGTGAAATCAACAAGAATAAATTTAATTAAGTGATTTTATTTAAAGTCTCTCCATTTATGTTTTTTTTTGTATATAGGTGGAAGCCTGTGAAGAGTTTCCATTGGATAGGCAGTGCACAAACAAGTTGGTTGTAAGTACTGCGAGCAAGGATCTCGCACCCCATAGTGTGACTGAAGACCTGTTCATCAACAAGACAGATGGTAAATTGGTGGGTGAGGTGACGTCCGATGAGGTTTTGTCAGACCTACAATGGGGGCAAGCAGGGGTGGTGGGCGCCCCGGGTCTCCGGCGGTGGGTCAGGGTATGTCCTCTGCCCAACAACCAGCAGGTGCAGCGGCATCAAGCACCATCGTCGCCGGTTGCCCCGGTGATTTTGTGTGAATCAAACATAGGCAATGGAAATTATCCAGAGGGGGCAAAGGATTCTAATGAGACACACTCGGCACATGACACAACCACTGAGACTGAGGTGAGATGCTAATAAGACTTGTCTGTTCTAAATAACGTTGCAATAACAGTAACAATATGGCAGCAAATTAAGCAAGTCGAATGTCAGAATGGGCAACTACATGATCTCTTTTCTTACAGGTAATCCCAGGCTCCAGCACCATTCTTGACGTCTGCCCACTTGAGCTCCACTTTAGCTTCCAACCCAACAAGTTGATCCCATGCTCACTCGAACTAACAAACAACACAGTTGAAAATTTGGTATTTGTGCTCAAGGAGAAGAGCGATAACAAGTCATCTTTCTTATGTCTGCCCTTGTATGGAATTGTTGCCCCGAGGTCCACTTACACTCTCGTTGTGACAATCAATAAACACAAAAACCTACCAGAAGAAAGAACCATAGATTTAATCCTGCAGAGCAGTACAATTGGTGATGATTCATTATGTAGTGATGCCAAATACATTTGCAAAGAACGTTTTAAGGACGTCAACGAGTTAGGGAATACGGTGCACAAGGTGTCATTGAAAGCTGTTTGTGCCTCACAAGGAGAGACGACATTCGAGGTCAGTTTTTTCAAGTAAACACTTATTTTCTGCTCAGTTGGGATAAGTGAAGTATGGATTACTAGGGGTGTTCAACCTTGTTTGGCTGAAACTGTGCATACCATGTGATGTAATGCACTAGAAAGGTTGGAATTTTTACTGCTGTGAGTCTATGTCTTATCGCCTCATCTATGCTGCCAGTCGCCAGACTACCAAAACTGATCGGTATTTAGGATGCTACAGAACATGGTCTCTTACATTCTGTTTTACGCCCCCCTCGCGTCGCCCCTCTCGGGCGGCTCGAGGGCGACAACCCtagcccccgccgcctccccccttcctcccctccctcctcACCGCCGCCAGAGGCATCCGCCGGGCATGCCCGGGGCGTGgccaaggaaggtggcggcggggcctctgCTGCTCCGTTTCTCCAGCGGGGGGTGTCGGTATCCGGGGCGGCGGCCTCGTTCGGTGAGGCGCCACCGTCTCCTTGGCTGGTGGTGGCGCGGGTGTGGTCCGGTGGGCTTGGCTGCGCGGGCAGCAAGCTCTCCGACGGACGAGATCCGCGGCGCCGGCGGTGGGGCTTCTGGCCTCTTGCGGCTCCAGATCTGGCCGCCCCTTTCCCCTTCTGCTGCCCTGCGTGCTCCACCGCGTCAGATCTGGACCGGGTCGACTTGGTTCTCCGGTGCCTGGAGCTGGATGCGGTGTTGGTGGTGTGGAGCCTTGACCGGGAGAAATCCATGGCGGCGACGTCCATGGACGCCGttccccttcttggaggcgccaTTCAGGTCTTTTGCTCCACCCTCCCCTTCCCTTAGCATCCCGGGTGAAAACCCGAACTTTGTTGGGCGGCGACGGTGCTCCTGGCGCCGTTTGCTTCGTGAAGTCGTCGCCTTGGATGCTTTTTGGACTATGGGCACTGCGGCGTGGTGGTTGTCGGGCGGCGGTGACAGTGTGGCCCCAGTGGCGAAGCCGGCAGCATCGTTGCTCCTTCCTCCCTGGACACCCTGTTGTTGTCGGACCGGCATCTTTCTCCTCTCCAGAGGTCGTCAGTGGGCAGCGGTGATGCGGTGTCTCTGGTGAAGTTTCTTAGTCATGTAGGGTGTGCTCTGTTCCTACTCCTTCTGGTTGCATCCTTCCGTCCATGTTCTAGGGTGAGCAACCCCATATGTCGACGGTTCGGCGCCTTTCGAGccaggcgaggaggcaggggcctCCTTCGACAGTGGGAATGGATGAAGATGTTGTTCCAGGGCCTTGGTTGTTTGGTGCCGACATAGCCTATCCTCGACAGCGGGCGCTTCCCAGAGCCCCATTTCTTCTTCCCTGGTGATTCTTGTGTGGATGAGGGCCTCGCGTGCTTCAGCTTGTGCTTATCTTGTGCTATCTTACTAGCTGTAGTGAGTGAGGTTTTGAGAGCTGCCTACCAGCACCCTTGTATCTTGCCGTGTTCTTGTTTTTTTTGTTTGTTCGAGTTTGTATTGCTTTGGTTGtattcctggccggttgatggctttgttaattcaaagccgggctcccccttgagccttcgttccaaaaaaaaacattctgttttacctactgaaacGGAATGTTTCAGCAGTACGTATGGAACATATATAGCATGCATACGTGAAGGATAGGTTATGATTAAATGGCTGGGCAATAATTACTGAGCCGTGAGCCCATGAAAAAAAATGGTCTGGGAAGTTTGTAATAAAAAATATAATTTCTTGAAATATTGAAGTCCTTCTTGAATAAATCTTTTACAACAACAAAATAACATAACCAATTCTTGTTGTACCAGAAGTGACTCATACTATTTCAAATTGTGCCATGCTAACTGAGAGAAGTCCTTAGTTACATTATATCACATAGATGACTCAAAATGGTCAGGGCAGAGATCCCAGCAAAATCCATTTATGGGTCCAATTGCATTGTGACATTAGAATAATGCTCCTTCATTGATGAGTTGTACTGTACTGATGCTTCCTTTTGTTTCTCTTCTTTTTCATGCATTGATGATGCAGCACGCAACCCTCCCTCTAATAAAGGTATGTTGGTTTTTTTTTACTTCTCATCCCTAGATCCATTTTGAAGGTGGTTCCTGTAGTGCTGACAAGAACTTCATTTGGTCAGATCATATCGGTGGAGGATACAGATTCGCTCCATTCCATGGATGCAAATCAGACAGAACCATTGTGAGTGCATATCATAATATGGGCATTTGAATGTTTAAACCTCATTTTTCAAGTTAGTGCATTGGATGCGTTCTCATCTTCTTCTCATACAGAATTGTAACAGGTTCATTTGGGTATGTTCACATGCAGAATTATGGCCTACAGGTATGTTACTGTATTATGTGATCAGttagtagttttcttttatagatgaCAGAAGAGTTTTATTGCCTCCTGGCATCTCCATCGAAAAGATACATGCAGCAGTTAGTACATATGAACATCTGTTGATTGCCAAATACcgattttttttctcgaatacgcaggACAGAGATTACCAAATACCATTGCCTAAATTTGGTGATGGTCGACAGGAGCCGTAACATTTTTCCTTATTTTGTGGGGAAAGCCATAACATAACATATTATTAAAGTTCTCACCAAAAGCCAGAAAAACCGTTACACCATATATCTCTTTTCTCGTGGTAGTATTTCAATACCCTGGGTAAATGTAAAGGGTCTTCACAAAAAGCCCAAATTTGTATTGGCAAATATACCAttcttttctcttcttttattCACCTTAGACTAACAAATGGCTTATTTGTATTTTATATATCAACAGGAATCGGTAGGTTCGGTTGAAGCCTCAAGCTCGCAAATAGGTATCCTTCAGACTTATTTGTTAACACATGTGTCTCCTGCGGTGCACTGATATGCTAATTAGTTGATCATTCTCACTGCAGTTTGTGTTAAATTCATTACTCGAAAGAGATGGTTTCTGGCTGGGTCAAGTGATGGTTTTGTTCATGTGTACGAGTAtgaaaataaaatggaaaaaatcACGAGTTTCAAAGCTCACAATCTTGGTGTTCGTTCGCTAGCCATTCATCCGACCCAGCCGTATGTGCTGTCAGGATCTCGTGCACGAATAAGGCTTTGGGACTGGGACTGGAAGTGCATACGAACATTTGAAGAACACTGGGGCTATGTTTGTGG
Protein-coding regions in this window:
- the LOC123168506 gene encoding uncharacterized protein isoform X1, which produces MNCPEMANSHDEPEKKLQDSNGTPMCDLRDELEKKLQDSNGTPMCLRLEFLKAITCNFSTESELGRGGYGVVYKGVLQSGKIIAVKKLFEIHLLDDKTFQNEVTYLMETRHQNIVQFIGYCAESTFELMKQPNGNFIWAEIPKRLLCFEYVCNKSLDKYISDESSGLEWNIRYKLIKGICSGLQFLHDKCRIVHLDLKPENILMDSMMMPKITDFGLSRIFGEQQTRIVTAKPAGTRGYMAPEYLLQGVVSSKADIFSLGVIVIEIITGRRDYPLFQQDSPHSTATSCQHFVEKVLTSWRKKFKSASKYISMEKYSQQVELCIVIALACVDPVMEKRPTAKDIVQVLNAADQMEAREELPFEMQCKDRLLVLHTTISKELIPHSNSEDMFGKETDGKVGDVKKQQEGWSPTTPLSESSTCTQNHKQAVKESSTPEQANEKTNEMEAHEELTSNTLYTDKLLVQNTACKDLTPLSVTEDMFNYRIDGKVVDETTCEGFSPAPLLELSTNNQNYQEEEKESSKPQVASGTTPKGGLPTCLCVRGGCGVQSLDFARNFQISGETHPFRSGPIIAICSKLLDVHPPELNFPVEPNKLVTCSLHLTNRNNNQVVFRLMEKRYNWMCFLKLPLYGIVPPRSTYTLVVTTDKRGSLPTEREVDLILQTVISNEYITPYKRGHEWDNYFEKAKKVEKVVHTVPLKAIYSQKGKMSCEVEACEELPLDMQCTDKLVVNTLSNDLAPHSELVDEVKSDRGLSPTHLWESSIHNQNCLEGAQSAHDITTEIEMEAPEELPSDMQYTDKLLVLNTTKCKDLTMPSVTEDLFKNEIDGKVVDETSSQLSRKTCSRTHLLESSTVSQNYQEEVKATSEPQLASDTTAEVEACEEFPLDRQCTNKLVVSTASKDLAPHSVTEDLFINKTDGKLVGEVTSDEVLSDLQWGQAGVVGAPGLRRWVRVCPLPNNQQVQRHQAPSSPVAPVILCESNIGNGNYPEGAKDSNETHSAHDTTTETEVIPGSSTILDVCPLELHFSFQPNKLIPCSLELTNNTVENLVFVLKEKSDNKSSFLCLPLYGIVAPRSTYTLVVTINKHKNLPEERTIDLILQSSTIGDDSLCSDAKYICKERFKDVNELGNTVHKVSLKAVCASQGETTFEHATLPLIKIISVEDTDSLHSMDANQTEPLIVTGSFGYVHMQNYGLQESVGSVEASSSQIVCVKFITRKRWFLAGSSDGFVHVYEYENKMEKITSFKAHNLGVRSLAIHPTQPYVLSGSRARIRLWDWDWKCIRTFEEHWGYVCGVTFNSEDPNSFVSFTDSLKDHTIQVWSLDSTKYKYSLSGHSHNVRCLDFFTCDSRKYLVTGSLDKTAKIWDMQKNECARTLPHRSAVLSVVSHPNLPVLIAGTEDGHVYLWCSVNFRLKRVLNIHGRERVEGLACLAGSRRVAVAHNDALSVIEIGDEEHGGGEGKSEESVSAADWEILLDTNVESMHARKKEKAKKC